From Synoicihabitans lomoniglobus, the proteins below share one genomic window:
- a CDS encoding outer membrane beta-barrel protein codes for MKSVFVSLLSLLTGVSAWAQTGFFAEAGVGHLSLSGAKYSIANVALSSSGGNTVPGTAGPFTTNDSFSREDDHATVPFIAAGYTFSENLGLRFTYHHIGDLTTIADYDVIIGGDAVAGSVHTVFQDTTRLFTLSPEFSWSVNQTIELTVSPELNLVLNRATITTTTDDVSIMIVPTSPYSDESVTFGGSADVKFHLSPQASLVVRYKYTDLKPSRDRTGHLISASLRWHF; via the coding sequence ATGAAATCTGTTTTCGTTTCGCTTCTGTCCCTGCTCACCGGGGTATCCGCGTGGGCTCAGACGGGATTTTTCGCCGAAGCCGGCGTCGGACACCTTTCGCTCAGCGGAGCGAAGTATTCGATCGCCAATGTCGCCCTGAGCTCGAGTGGCGGCAACACCGTCCCGGGCACCGCCGGGCCGTTCACCACCAATGATTCGTTCTCCCGCGAGGACGACCACGCCACCGTGCCGTTCATCGCGGCGGGTTACACGTTTTCCGAAAACCTCGGATTGCGCTTCACCTATCATCACATCGGCGACCTCACGACGATCGCCGACTACGATGTGATCATCGGTGGCGATGCGGTCGCCGGTTCGGTTCACACCGTCTTCCAGGACACCACGCGGCTGTTCACCCTGTCGCCCGAGTTTTCGTGGTCGGTGAATCAGACGATCGAGCTGACGGTGTCCCCGGAGCTCAACCTGGTCCTCAACCGTGCCACGATCACGACCACCACCGACGATGTCTCGATCATGATCGTGCCGACTTCACCCTATTCGGACGAATCGGTCACCTTCGGAGGTTCGGCCGATGTGAAGTTCCATCTGTCGCCTCAAGCCTCGCTGGTCGTGCGCTACAAATACACCGACCTGAAGCCCAGCCGCGACCGCACCGGCCACCTCATCTCCGCTTCCCTGCGATGGCACTTCTGA
- a CDS encoding RNA polymerase sigma factor: MAPFDADALEAHRRLVARLCAGDTDAMRLLYLELSPIVHGVVRRTLEDPEDAREAVQDTFIKVWRQASRYRADRGEVVSWVVFIARNAAIDRVRQGARRRQLLEQWTPTDDATTSPASTASEQTDLLDTHLARLSAPQRRALQLAFFAGCTQTEISSTMKIPVGNVKNHLRRGLSKLRQWVASHE, encoded by the coding sequence GTGGCTCCGTTCGATGCAGACGCGCTCGAAGCGCACCGTCGTCTGGTCGCCCGCCTCTGCGCGGGCGACACCGATGCCATGCGTCTGCTTTATCTGGAGCTGTCGCCCATTGTCCACGGCGTGGTGCGCCGCACGCTCGAGGATCCCGAAGACGCCCGCGAGGCCGTGCAGGACACGTTCATCAAAGTCTGGCGGCAGGCTTCGCGCTACCGCGCCGATCGCGGCGAAGTCGTTTCCTGGGTGGTGTTCATCGCGCGCAACGCCGCCATCGATCGGGTGCGCCAGGGGGCCCGGCGACGTCAACTCCTGGAGCAGTGGACCCCCACGGACGACGCCACCACCTCGCCCGCCTCCACCGCCTCGGAACAGACCGATCTGCTCGACACCCACCTCGCCCGTTTGTCCGCCCCGCAACGTCGCGCGCTGCAACTCGCGTTTTTTGCGGGCTGCACCCAAACGGAAATTTCCTCCACCATGAAAATCCCGGTGGGTAACGTTAAGAATCACCTGCGCCGCGGACTTTCGAAACTGCGTCAATGGGTCGCCAGCCATGAATAA
- a CDS encoding anti-sigma factor, with the protein MNKDLETTALHYLLDELDPTERTAFEHRLANDPAAAAMLKSCSAALTHFARQEAPAETLPAAAQRDTLQHILGTIAAEPPRRSRRSTLLRRWAWPLAACLLLGLNLVQLSSPDSRISDGPQTAASPATGSSTASTPEPTSATAAVIGGQETTIDQLDLGTLIAALTEGYADGAEPPIIQELRRLKSIRLQYGKLQEDHEALREQHLAVIQQIAQLALVDQGVGRLAAMELVDPTSYELGQRKGLLDLALDLLTEPGIVALEPQTPDPEFPDGEEPNVASPDEPANEVPDPTDPATPDDGTGDPTNVTPEDPYAWSVFDESNHRGYLNLYNLPFPAAETSLQLWVKPSATSPYQRVGEVPSQFYGGDGSLFYTLPGATQPPTEILITQEPVGSEPPQPTGPTVLRGP; encoded by the coding sequence ATGAATAAGGATCTGGAAACCACCGCCCTGCACTACCTGCTCGACGAGCTGGATCCGACCGAGCGCACCGCGTTCGAACACCGCCTGGCCAACGACCCCGCTGCGGCCGCCATGCTCAAATCCTGCAGCGCCGCCCTCACTCATTTCGCGCGCCAGGAAGCCCCCGCCGAAACGCTGCCCGCAGCGGCGCAACGCGACACCCTCCAGCACATTCTCGGCACCATCGCCGCCGAACCACCACGGCGGTCGCGGCGATCCACCCTGCTCCGCCGCTGGGCTTGGCCCCTGGCCGCCTGCCTCCTGCTGGGCCTCAATCTCGTTCAACTCTCCTCACCCGATTCGCGGATCAGCGACGGCCCCCAAACCGCCGCCTCACCGGCGACCGGATCATCGACCGCGTCGACGCCGGAACCGACATCCGCAACCGCAGCCGTCATCGGCGGACAGGAAACCACCATCGACCAACTCGATCTCGGCACCCTCATCGCCGCGCTGACCGAGGGTTACGCCGACGGTGCCGAACCGCCCATCATTCAAGAGCTGCGCCGGCTGAAATCAATCCGGTTGCAGTATGGCAAACTGCAGGAGGATCACGAAGCACTGCGGGAACAACACCTCGCCGTCATCCAACAAATCGCACAGCTCGCCCTCGTCGATCAGGGAGTGGGCCGACTCGCCGCCATGGAACTGGTCGACCCCACCAGCTACGAACTCGGCCAACGCAAGGGGTTGCTCGATCTGGCCCTCGATTTGCTGACCGAACCCGGCATCGTGGCCTTGGAACCCCAGACCCCCGACCCTGAATTTCCCGACGGCGAAGAGCCCAATGTGGCCTCGCCGGATGAGCCCGCCAATGAAGTTCCCGACCCCACCGATCCGGCGACTCCAGACGACGGCACCGGTGACCCGACCAACGTCACCCCGGAAGATCCCTATGCATGGTCCGTCTTCGACGAGAGCAACCACCGTGGCTACCTGAACCTCTACAACCTGCCCTTCCCGGCCGCGGAAACGTCGCTCCAACTTTGGGTGAAACCCTCCGCCACCAGCCCCTACCAACGCGTCGGCGAAGTGCCGTCCCAATTCTACGGCGGCGACGGTAGTCTCTTCTACACCCTCCCGGGCGCCACTCAACCGCCGACCGAAATTCTCATCACCCAGGAACCCGTGGGCAGCGAGCCTCCTCAACCCACCGGACCAACCGTGCTGCGCGGACCGTAG
- a CDS encoding amidohydrolase, with translation MTRLLFWLALGGSGLIVAASPTVDRRAEAIEADVIAWRHHLHAHPELSNEEKETAAYIAQRLERIGVDELKTGVAGHGVVALIKGTKPGPVVALRADMDALPVTEQTGLPYASTVRANYGGKEVGVMHACGHDAHVAILLGAAEVLAGMRDELTGSVKLIFQPAEEGAYPAPKWGAKLMIEEGVLEQPTVDAIFGLHVWSGEPSGTLSFRSGPFMASSDFLRITVTGRQTHAARPWGGIDPITVSAQIVLGLQTIASRQVNILAGPSLVSIGTISGGERNNIIPDEVVMTGTIRTFDPDVRAAYHERIKTTAESIAAASGATAEVYIGSDTGYSPTINDPELTAAMADVFTQVVGAENVKTAPMVTPAEDFSFYQEKVPGLYFSLGVCPPDIDPATAASNHSPRFVVDDAALVTGVRAMATMAVEYLARHAE, from the coding sequence ATGACTCGATTGCTCTTTTGGTTGGCTCTGGGAGGTTCCGGTTTGATCGTGGCGGCATCGCCGACGGTGGACCGTCGCGCGGAGGCGATCGAAGCCGACGTAATTGCGTGGCGGCATCATTTACACGCGCACCCCGAACTCTCGAACGAGGAGAAAGAAACGGCCGCTTACATCGCTCAACGTCTGGAGCGTATCGGCGTCGATGAACTCAAAACCGGGGTGGCCGGGCACGGCGTGGTCGCGTTGATCAAAGGCACCAAACCCGGTCCGGTGGTCGCGTTGCGTGCTGATATGGATGCGTTGCCGGTGACCGAGCAAACGGGGCTGCCTTATGCATCCACCGTTCGCGCCAATTACGGCGGCAAGGAAGTGGGGGTGATGCACGCCTGCGGGCATGATGCACACGTCGCGATCCTACTCGGCGCGGCGGAGGTCTTGGCCGGCATGCGCGACGAGCTCACGGGTTCGGTGAAGTTGATTTTCCAACCGGCGGAAGAAGGCGCTTATCCCGCGCCCAAGTGGGGCGCGAAATTGATGATCGAGGAAGGCGTGTTGGAGCAGCCCACCGTCGATGCGATCTTTGGTCTGCACGTGTGGTCGGGCGAGCCCAGCGGCACGCTGAGTTTCCGGTCGGGTCCGTTCATGGCCAGCAGTGACTTTCTGCGCATCACGGTGACGGGACGGCAGACGCACGCCGCGCGGCCGTGGGGCGGCATCGATCCGATCACGGTGTCGGCGCAGATCGTGCTCGGGCTGCAGACCATCGCCAGCCGTCAGGTCAATATTTTGGCGGGACCGTCGCTGGTGTCGATCGGCACGATTTCAGGCGGCGAGCGCAATAACATCATTCCCGACGAAGTCGTCATGACCGGCACCATCCGGACGTTCGACCCCGACGTGCGTGCCGCCTATCACGAGCGGATCAAAACCACCGCGGAAAGCATCGCGGCGGCGTCGGGCGCGACGGCCGAAGTCTACATCGGATCCGACACCGGATACTCTCCGACCATCAACGACCCCGAACTCACGGCGGCCATGGCCGACGTGTTCACGCAGGTGGTCGGCGCGGAGAACGTGAAGACGGCTCCCATGGTCACCCCGGCGGAGGATTTTTCGTTCTATCAGGAAAAAGTGCCGGGGTTGTATTTCAGCCTCGGCGTGTGTCCGCCCGACATCGATCCCGCCACGGCGGCGTCGAATCATTCGCCGCGATTCGTGGTCGATGATGCCGCGCTCGTCACCGGCGTGCGCGCGATGGCGACCATGGCGGTCGAGTATCTGGCGCGCCACGCTGAATAA
- a CDS encoding c-type cytochrome, producing the protein MSPVARRCSLLIVPVVIGFAAALTFYQYERSPESSPVSRGGHLAQTAGCFACHGQSENDPRVNFRSGRARGIDVIWEDGQLEAAEVIEWITHGVPEAQRERHGRLLVQMPAYGDDGYLTTAEIDDIAAWALAEGVRRTNGVGNGDRAMPTIDADFIGALTPERTLVFGDRLARQTGCYQCHGELGQGAVANLASFKGYIPGFQGRDFRELTADGDRAEIHHWIDDGHGRAIESGPFAGLAKHFFDAQAIPMPAYAEILTDPEIDLLVEFLLLLNNKGPLDSAAVEAIAETLASTSE; encoded by the coding sequence GTGTCCCCCGTTGCCCGCCGTTGCTCCTTGCTGATCGTTCCTGTCGTGATCGGTTTCGCCGCCGCTCTCACCTTCTACCAATACGAGCGCAGCCCGGAATCCTCCCCCGTCTCCCGGGGTGGCCATTTAGCCCAAACCGCGGGTTGCTTCGCGTGCCACGGCCAAAGCGAGAACGATCCGCGCGTCAATTTCCGCAGTGGTCGCGCCCGCGGTATCGATGTGATTTGGGAGGACGGTCAACTCGAAGCCGCCGAGGTCATCGAGTGGATCACGCACGGGGTGCCCGAGGCGCAACGCGAACGCCACGGCCGTCTGCTCGTGCAAATGCCAGCCTACGGTGATGACGGCTATCTGACCACCGCCGAGATCGATGACATCGCCGCCTGGGCGCTCGCCGAGGGCGTGCGTCGCACCAATGGGGTCGGCAACGGAGATCGGGCCATGCCGACCATCGACGCGGACTTCATCGGCGCGCTCACGCCCGAGCGAACCCTCGTCTTTGGTGACCGACTCGCCCGTCAAACCGGTTGTTACCAATGCCACGGCGAACTCGGCCAAGGCGCGGTCGCCAATCTGGCTTCGTTCAAAGGCTACATCCCCGGCTTTCAGGGCCGTGATTTCCGTGAGCTCACCGCCGACGGGGATCGGGCGGAAATCCATCATTGGATTGATGACGGCCACGGCCGCGCGATTGAATCCGGACCGTTCGCCGGACTCGCAAAACACTTCTTCGACGCCCAAGCGATCCCGATGCCGGCCTACGCCGAGATCCTCACCGATCCGGAAATCGATCTCTTGGTCGAGTTCTTGCTTTTGTTGAATAACAAGGGCCCGTTGGATTCCGCTGCGGTGGAAGCCATTGCTGAAACCCTAGCTTCGACCTCTGAATAA